The following nucleotide sequence is from Euleptes europaea isolate rEulEur1 chromosome 3, rEulEur1.hap1, whole genome shotgun sequence.
tttctaaatgctcaaggatggattgtttgatgatttgttcgaacacttttcctggtatagaagtcaagctgatggttcggtaattacctggatcctcctttttccccttcttgaagacggggacaacatttgcccgcctccaatcttctggcacctcacctgtttgccaagacttttcaaaaataatggacagaggttctgaaattacatctgcaagttctttgagtacccttgggtgcaattcatctggcccaaaggattttgtttcatttaaagaaaccaggtgtttgtgcactaccccaatgccaattctaggctgcaaatcccttccctcatcattcCTGACCATATCATTTTTCATAAGTAAATCATAACTTAGACAGGATGTTTAAATTTTGTAAATGGTTAATACTGGCTTTTGGTGGCCTTGGAGCTTATAATATTGCAAAAATCGTGCTACAGATTTGGTGACCTTGCAGTTTAAAATTTGTTACACATTTCATGGTACTGCAGCATCTGACTATTGCTCAGAAAAGCCAGTTGTCATACCAAATTGTTTCCAAATATCAGCATTACCCCAAAAAAAGTTTCTTACCTTAAGTCTATCATTGTAAAAAATGATTTCAGTGATGGGATTTCAGaacttaaaatacattttatactATCCCATGATGTTAACAAGGATTTTTTCAAAGGGTATAATTCCTGTGTTCCTCAAAAGCTACAAAACATGTACTATGTTGTCAAACCATCCTCTAATCACACTTAGTTGAGAAGCAAAACAAAGAAGTGCAGTGTTAGGAGCATTCATTCTTCCTCTTGTTCTTTGGTTTAGTAATTAGTTTGCCTAATTCTGGATTGAAACCTTAGATTAGTTATGGGGAAAAAACTCATTTTGCAGCAAACTGTGTCATAGGTAAATTCTCATTTAACTCTAGACAATATAATGCTAATTAAAACAAGATAAAGGTAAGCCTAGGTAGCCGTAGTTTCTGAAATTCTTGTAATTTTCATAGGCAACTCCACGTTATGGATGAAACCCATGTAATTAATCAAGTAAAAGAAGATGTATGTTATGTTTCACAAGACTTTTTCAAGGATATGGAGACTGCCAAGTATGTCTTTTACGTTATTATATATTGTCCAAAACTTAGAAGTATTTGTTGCTTAATACAGTCTTATTGACATGGAAAAATGTAGTGTGTTTTTACTCCCCACTGCCCCATGCGATCCACCCCTTGAATTTAAGTTTGGGCTCATCAAGGCTTAATCCTGAAACCTGTTCTGAGCTCTGCCTGAGATATAGTAATATATAAACCACTTTGAGCACATCCAGAGTGCCTTTTCTCCCTATCTACAACCAGTCCCCACATAACAAGGATTGAGGATAAAGATCTTCCAGAAGGCATTTTCTACTAGACTAGAGCTTTTACTCAGATTTAAGGATCATGTGTTTAATTATTGCCATCactaggctagcccaatttcatcagatctcggaaactaagcagggtcagccttcgttagtatttggatgggggaccacgaAGGAAGAcaagggtcgctacgcagaggcaggcaatggcaaaccacctctgaacgtctcttgccttgaaacctctacacggttgccataagtcaagtGCAACTTGATGACAAGCTATTCTTATTGTTCAGTTATTAAAGTATCTGCAATGACTGTATTTTCCTTAATGCCAAATAAAGCTGTGATTTGATTTGACTGTATTTTCCACACTGTTGTTCAGATCCAGCTAAGGTTCAATATATGTTCCCATTAAGTTTCCTTCTCTCCTAATTTCTTTATGTGATTTGTCTCTTGTACCATGACCCAATTGGTGTGGCACTGGTGTAGCATTGCTGCTTCTTAGCAATTCTTCCCTATCTTTGGGGAGCCCCATTGCAGCATTTATGTATCACATCAGCAGAGGTGGGAAATCACCATGCCACTGCTGCCCTTCGGAATCCAACCATGCAGAAACTGTCAGCAATTTATGCCACATCAGTGACTTTGAATTATGTCTCATGGCTTCTTTGTCCTACTTCTGTCTTAACTATGCATAGCCTGTTCTCCCTTCATATACGTTGTGAgtcttcatcatcatcagaatCTTTCTAGCAACCTATAGCCTTATCTTTTCTGCATTGTATGATACTTATTCATTTTTATCCTTGCTACAGCTTTTCTAATATGTTgtcccatttgtgtgtgtgtaaagttccatcaagtcacagctgacttaaggtaaccccatagggttttcaaggtaagagactttcagaggtgttttgccattgcctccccctgcATGGGTTGGAAGACTGCCGAGGGAataatgactgacccaaggtcacccagcaggctttatgtggaggagtgggaaatcgaacctggttctccagattagagcaccactctcaaccactacaccatgctttccCATTTGGCCAGTAATAAAGGGATGTACAATATTTTTACCTAAATGCTTTTCTTTGTGAACCCTCTAAGCCAGGACTGTATCAGTTGCATCTCTGTATAGTTACTAAAACCATACTTATTAAAAGTTTGTCTCAGCGGAAAGAGACTGAGTTTTGATTTTGGAGTTTAATAATAGATGTTGGTTAACTTAGTTGCTACACTTGTAGAATTGACTGCAACTGAGCAAAGGAAATAGGAGTCCAAATGAAGAAAATGCTGAATATTCCAACTACATCTGGTGGTTAATGCACTGATGCTGTTTCTGAATAAGCCCACAAGAGAGAAACCTCTGCGAAGGGGAAAGTCCAGACATAATTTGGAGGCGATAATACAGAttttacaaggttgttgtaagaattTACTGAGAATGTTTGTAAAGTACTTTTTAGAGTGCTCGAAGTGCTGAATATAGTAAATTAAACAATAATATGACGCGTATCCATTCAGTTCATGAGGCAGGGGGCATGGGCTATGGACCTTCTTCCTTATGTAATTGCCTATGCTTCCTTTTGTGATATCTTCTTAACACTTTGGAAAAGCTGTACATCGAGCCCTGTTAGGGCAAAATGAGTACATATTTATCAATGGTGGTAGACATGCTGGAGGACTTGCTTGAAATAGTTTATCATCAATTTCGAAAATCTGTTCCAGATTGAAGGGGGAAGAAAATACAGCCATGCTGGATTATGTATTGCCAGACTTCAGCACAATCAAAAAAGGCTTTTGTAAGGTAATTGTGTACAATCATATTTTTTTAATAGACGGTACTAAAGAGGAACAGGAAATGGTGCAGTTTTGCCTAAATGAAGGGCCTCCTAGGTCATGGCACAAATTATGGAATTCCATCCCCAAGGAGATCCATCTGTCTCCTATCATTGCCTTCTGCAAGCCGGTGAAGACTTAGCTGTTGTGTCAGGTGTTCCCTCGTTGACCCGCCTTCCTGTGTATGTGTTCAACTATATGCAGTCTGTTTACTTTTTATactttgtattttaaaagcttgttgtaatatttttattgttttgccACCTTTGGGACCCTAAAAgggaaaagcagcataaaatctTTTAACAAATAGAGTGAATAAAAATCTGTTTGAGAGAATTAAAGCCTATGGACCTGTATTGCTACTCTTAGTTCTTGCTTCATCTTTTTTTACTGTcctacttacagtgcaatcctaatgacATTTTTCTGGGAGTCAGTTCcaaaccatgcaatcctgaagtggggagCAAATGTACATAGGAGCTGGTATGACCCCtacaccggcatccatgccacctgcgtcatgcaaactggcatggacgccagcatagGACGACTTACGCCGGCCCCCCAGACCATAGCTGCAGCAAGGCTCTCATGCTGGCGTGGCCTCCTGCTGGTGTTTTCCTGACATATCTCCCCACACCAGCATcctaggaggcattcctggggccagagctgcctttaggtaccTTCCTAACCCCTATGGACCAGGAATGCCCCTCTATGCTGCAAAACTGCTGGGGTAGCCTCGCTAAAGTCTATAAGGCATTTTTTCGATGtcttgtttttaaatgtatttcatTTACTTATTCCGGCAGGGAAGCCACTGTACCACTCCTGGCCACTGactaactgccccccccctttgggaatgggctgcccaagtaGAAAtctaagtagacctgtttaggattgcagctctgTTAATGTGTTAGTCACTCAGGATATGATGCTCAAAGATAACATTAGATAAATAGATACCGGTACTTTTATTTACAGCCGTTGGCCAGCATACAAAATTCAATGCatcaatatttaaaataaaagcaggaaagggggatcGAGGCATTATTACATTATTTCAGTGGCATAAAGATAACATTGCCTTCTGGTTAATTTTATGAATGTTTTAGCTTCTAATGGCTTTATCTATTTGTTTTTTCCCATCTTTCTTCCATGGAGCTCAAGGCATGGTGCTTGGGTCCTCTTCTATCTTCACACCTCTGTAAAGTAAATCTACTTTACTTCAGAGATCTGCATTCTTCTGAGTCCATTTAAGCTATGCTGGAatcaattttgttagtctttaaggtgccactgaactctgTTTTTGTTCAGCTGCTGCAGACTAAGACTTATCCATCTATATATAGCTACTTATAATGACATTGAGTGGTCTTcagtcacccaatgagtttcctGGATGGCTAGCATTTGAACCCAAATCCTAGTCCGCCAATCCAACAACTATCTGACTTTTTTGAGTGGAAAGGCAAGATACACAATTCTTAAAGTAACTGAAGAAGAACATACACCTTTCAGTTTTGGATAATGTTGCTCATTTGGGTTGTGCCAAAGTACTTTGGAATACTTTTGAAACTAGAAATGTTGCATATTGCAGCAACAGGAAATATCATTTCAATTATTTTACTAAACTAGCAAgacttttttttgcattttattttttaccaTTAAATTGTGTCTGGGTCTTTAGGTCAGCCCATGAAACTGGTTGTACTTAGtaaaatttgatttatttattgcttTGAGCAGGTCATCTCCCAccccatgaatttttttttttagtcttctCATTAAGTGATTTGTCCTGTAAcccaaagggattttttttttttagatcatgACCACTGTAGAAGTCATGCAGTTTGGTTTATAGAGTCATCTAGATCAAGCAAATTAATATgtgaaaaatgaaagctggaattaccagtattatatatattttgtttttatatctATTCTCTTTAGCCAAGGGAAGAAATGGTGTTAAGTGGAAAATATAACACTGGTGAACAAATACTTCGTCTTACAAATGAGAGATTTGCCGTTCCGGAGATACTCTTCCATCCTTCAGACATTGGCATTCAAGAAATGGGGATTCCTGAGGCCATTGTTTATTCAATTCAGAACTTGCCTGAAGGTAGCTGCATAAAACCATGTAACAGTCTCAGTCTAACTGTGGAACATGTCAGATGTTGCACAGCCTGTTTTGTTTCAAAAGCTCTGTTTAAAACAAAATTCATTATGAATGTATTATTCACATTTGGACCTGTTGTGTCAAAGGTATAATATCATAAATGTAAAAGTTAAATTAGTGATTAAAAACTTACAACCCACACTGTATCTGTTTATCCTCTAAATTCACTTCTGAGATTTTTGGTATCAAATTTAATAATAAAGCCTAAGTAAATTTCGTGTTAAAATGACATGACTTgtacatggggtgggggaaacagttATCAGAAGTTAACTGTATAATGTCTAGGATGCTAAATTAAGGCACTTTAACTGCATTACAAATTGCTTAAATAGTGTAGCTTTGTTTAAACATTCCACTCATAAATGTAGAGAAATGTAATTGGTTTGCGTAGAATGCCCAGTATGTGGCTTAAGATCAGGCACTGGCTTAAAAATGCAACTGATTTTCATTCCAGGTTAATACAAAAATCAAGTTAAATAAGCAATTTAGTATTctgcattctctctcttttttaacagAAATGCAACCTCACTTCTTCAAGAATATCGTTTTGACTGGAGGAAATACTCTTTTCCCTGGCTTCAGGGATCGTGTTTACTCTGAGGTTCGATGTCTCACTCCAACTGACTATGATGTTTCTGTTGTTCTTCCAGAGAAGTAAGTGGCTTTGGATTTTTTCTCAATTTTGTTTTACAAAGTTATCCTTTAAATTTCCATTGTGACCGTACCTGATAATGGGCTGGTCCCTATCAACTTTTCTACTAGAACAATAGGAAGACCCCAGGAAAGGCTATTGTGGGTCCTGCATAGACAGAATTCTCAGTTGGAATGGGGCAGAAACAAGGGGAAGTTAGTGAGATCATTCTTTCAGTTGTGTCAGAGGGAAAGCTGTAAACACATAGTACTTCTACTAAcaatgtttctttttatacatggCATAATGAAggcttgtttttatttactttcaGTCCTATTACTTATTCCTGGGAAGGTGGAAAGCTGATTTCAGAAAATGATGATTTTGAAGATATGGTGGTAACAAGAGAAGACTATGAAGAAAATGGGCATAGTATATGTGAAGAGAAATTTGATATTTAAGTGTTTTGTTTGGATACTGACATTATATTGTATATTGATCATTAAATGGAAATTTTTCTCAAGGTGGAACGGTGTTCCAGATGTCTTATATTATGATTGTCCTAGGAATTAAAGTAGTACATATGTATCTGTATGACTAGGTTAATGGTTTTATGGCTATTTCTAGACAACCAAATGCTAGCTGAACTTGAATACAAAGAGTAACTTAAAATTATATCCATGAAGTATACTGCTTCCATTAATAACATTACAATATTTAATAGCAAATTGAAATCACCTGTTTCAATACTGCATCCCAACTTTATTTGCCTCTTTATTGTAGCATACCAAGCAATGCTTGGTACAGTAACTGAAGGTAGATATCAGTAGCAACACACAAGAGCTAGATTAGTCTCTGATTTCTTCAATCTGTTTAATCCTTATGAAATGTTATAATAAAATAGGGATTTAAGTAAGAGTGCTTATTGTTTACAGTGACAAACAAGGGGAGAAGAGTGGGGGGAAAATAGAACAGCACTTCAAGTCATCTACTAGTCATCTGCATTCTGTCTTTACATAAGACATAAATTGAAATTTTTCACCCCTCTATTCAAAGTAAGAAGGGAAGCCCTTATATCAACGTGGGTGATATGATCCCAGTATCCCATTCCTGACAATAACCTGGCAGCTACTTTTTTTGAACCAATTAACAGCTTTCAAAGACTGACTCACTTAGAGTGCATTAAAGTAATTTACTGATGTGATCAGAGAACGGATCATGGTGGCTAAATCATGCTTTTCAAGGAAGAGCCACAGCTGGTGTATCAGCTGCTGACAAAGACGCTAGATGCCATAGAGGGGACATGAGCCTCCAATCATAGACGAGGATCCAGCAATACACACAAGCTATGAATCTGTTCTGTCAGGGGAGTACAGGATAggctgtgcaatcctgaagtggcTTTATCACTGATCACTATACCTCAGTCTTGTGTGAACTGCGCTTCAGTTTATTGACCCTCAACCATCCActtgccttctccagctgttgaGGATGTCATCCATatattggtggcacctcactcAGAATCCCAGAATGATCTCTCACAGTACTCACATTAAATAGCATGAGGGATAACAAGAAGTTCCCTGCAAGACCCCACCACATAAATACCATGGTCTGAGCAGCAGTGCCTCCGctccaccttctggaatcagTCAGCCAAGTAAGAGTGGAACCTTCAAAGCATGGTGCCCTCCACTCCCAACTCaaccagcctctccagaaggattCCATGGTCAATGGTATTAAAAGCTGGAGAAGTTTCCAGGAAAAGCAAAAGGGACACACTCCTGTCAAAGATCATCATTAGATATCAATATCATCCTATGATAAGTGAAAcagcacagcaaaaaaaaaccagTATTAAAAAAATCGATGGATTAAACAGTGATCaacaacagtttttaaaaaagaattaggcATCAGGCAAGTTCTGGCCAGGAGAGTTTTCCATATTCAAGGTATATCCACTGAAAATGCCCTACTTGTAGCTTTGCCACCCACCTGAAGAGGGTGCAGCCACACAGAAAAAGGTTGAAATGCTGATCTTAAAGGGCACTGGGCTATGAGAAAGAAATCAAGGATTTTTTTATTACCTTAAAAGGTTTGTCCTTTTCACTTCCACTGCATACCAAATTCCACTTGCCAGTGAGCTATCTGCCATTTTGAGCCCAAGATCTCTCTTCTGGATAATTCAGAACCTATTGGTATAGATAGGATTTTTTTGCTCCCATATTCATAACTTCACTTAACTTGTACGACATTTTTCATTTTATTGCCAGTTTGGAGAGACCCTTTTGGAACTCTTCCTAGTTTTCTGTTTGGAGTGGAGTTTGTCTGAGCCACAGGACCCCCAAGCCTCTGTCAATCTTAAGGGTTCAAAGGAATTTTTCCACAGACATACTAACCCTTCTCGAGCCATCCCAGTCCCAGACTATTTCACTTCTCTGATTACAGCAGAGTGGGACAAACCATTGGCAGGTAGGCAGGTACCGGCTACAGCCAAAAAATTCTATGACCTAGCTCCTGCTTCGGCTCAGTTGCTTCAGCCCCCAGTGGTGGAAGCTCCTGTCTGTGCATTACATTCCAATGATGTGGTagccagggatggcatggggTCTATTAGAGATCCTCTGGACAGGAAAGCAGAAGTCTCCCTCAAACGGGCCCATGAAGCTTCTGCCTTAGCTATTAGCGCCTCAGTTACATCGGctttggtttccagggcagctatAGTCTGGGCACGCAAGTTGCGCCAACTTATTCCTGAAAGAAATAAGAAAGCCCAGGAGGGGGTGTCGAGGATTTTAAAGGCAGTCACATTTTTGGCCGACTCTTCCTTGGATACCCTTTCCTTTTCAGCCAGAGCCATTGCCACTCAACTAGTCTCGAGGAGAGCTCTGTGGATTAGACCTTGGCAAGTGGACCACCATTCTAAGGCAGATCTAATGGGGTTTCCATACCAGGGAAGGAAACtctttggagatcagctggacCCTATCTTAGTTGAGACTAGGGACAAGAAAAAGGCACTTCCAAAGAGCTACAAGCGGGACCAAAAAACCTACTCCCGTTCCTTTCGCTCTTCCCACACGCTCCAAAGATTTCGTGGTGACCAGCGAAGAGGCTCCTGGAACTCATTTAAGGGTTCCTTTCGAAGAGGAGGCCGCTATGCAAGACCCCCACGTTCCACCCAGCCCTCAGACAGAGCTGGCTACGGATCTCAGCAGTCTAAACAATGACTCCTCCGTCGGCCCAGTGGGGGGCCGTCTCACCCGCTTTGCGGAAGCATGGCAGTTGTCCCACACGGATCACTGGGTGTCCTCCATCATCAATCACGGATACTTGATAGAGTTTCGAAAAACCCCACCTTCGAGATTCATCTCCAAAACTCAGCCTCTAGGCAAAGAAAAGTTGCTCCGCACTCAAGAGGCTATAAGTCATCTGTTAGACATACAAGCCATAGAGCCCGTCGAGTTCTCAGAGCGATGCTTGGGAGTGTATTCCGTGTTTTTCACGGTtccaaagaaaaacggggactggagagccatcctgaacctcaagtgggtgaacaagttcgtcatctacaaaaggttcaggatggaaaccctgaaGTCCATCTCAGAGTCCTTAACACCTCAAGCCTACCTGACCTCGGTGGACCTCACCGAGGCATATCTCCACGTCCCCATCCACCAGAGTCACAGGAGATTCCtgcgctttacctgtcagaacgACCATTATCAGTTCCGGGCCCTGCCATTCGGCTTAACATCTGCGccgagggtcttcaccaagatTCTGGTGACCCTCATGGTGGAGGCCCGCAAGCAaggggtccaggtacacccgtacctggacgacatactCATATGCTCTCCCTCGCAGGAGCTCAGTCGGGTTCACACCAACATTGTACTCAAGATCTTACAGGATCACGGCTTTATGATCAATTGGAGCAAAAGTCAACTGACCCCTTCACAGAGACTGACTCATCTGGGTGTAGTCATCGACACCACGACCAACTCCTTCATTCTCACGGACGAGAAAGTGAAGTCTATTTCCTCTCTGGCCAACCAAGCAGCATCCGCCCCAACGTTTCAACTTATGGCACTGGCCAAGCTACAGGGCCACATGATTTCGTGCATCCCGTCGGTACCATGGGCTCGTTTTCGGGCAAGACCATTGCAATGGTTCCTTCGCCCGttccagaaggacattgccaaGAAACGACACAAACTACTCAGCCTCTCGGTCTCTGCCAGATCGAGCCTATCCTGGTGGACGGTTCACAAGAACCTAGCTCGGGGTCTGCAATACATTCACG
It contains:
- the ACTR6 gene encoding actin-related protein 6; this encodes MATLVLDNGAYNAKIGYSHAHVSVIPNCQFRSKTARLKTFTANQLDEIKDPSGLFYILPFQKGYLVNWDVQRQVWDYLFGKEMYQVDFVDTNVIITEPYFNFSSIQESMNEILFEEYQFQAVLRVNAGALSAHRYFRDNPSELCCIIVDSGYSFTHIVPYCRSKKKKEGIIRINVGGKLLANHLKEIISYRQLHVMDETHVINQVKEDVCYVSQDFFKDMETAKLKGEENTAMLDYVLPDFSTIKKGFCKPREEMVLSGKYNTGEQILRLTNERFAVPEILFHPSDIGIQEMGIPEAIVYSIQNLPEEMQPHFFKNIVLTGGNTLFPGFRDRVYSEVRCLTPTDYDVSVVLPENPITYSWEGGKLISENDDFEDMVVTREDYEENGHSICEEKFDI